One window of Cervus elaphus chromosome 6, mCerEla1.1, whole genome shotgun sequence genomic DNA carries:
- the LOC122696504 gene encoding UDP-glucuronosyltransferase 2C1-like isoform X2, producing the protein MKTVKGFCMLFLLHLCLLDSGRTGKVLVWPVDFSHWINLKVILEELHLRGHKITLLVPSQNLLIDHTKIPYNVEILQLSVTKEAFIEELSTLLYKETFELPKLSWWVRQIKLANLVRQFLLTNKRACESVFTNKELLSRLQAAKFDVCIADPLSFGGELVAELLNIPFILTFRFFYGNVIERLCAGLPMPSSYVPGITSKLTDNMTFIQRLENWLLYTVSDMIYTYYVFPEWDEYYSKVLGKPTTLCEIMGKADMWLFRSYWDFEFPQPYLPNTEFVGGLHCKPAKPLPKELEEFVQSSGKDGVVVFTLGSMIRNLSEEKSNVIASALAQIPQKVLWRYTGKKPETLGANTRLYKWIPQNDLLGHPKTRAFVTHCGTNGIYEAIYHGVPIVGIPMFGDQHDNIAHMKAKGAGVAVDLQRMTSADLLNALKAVINNPSLLLIYSILAIKRML; encoded by the exons ATGAAGACCGTGAAAGGCTTCTGCATGCTTTTCTTGCTGCATCTATGTCTCCTTGACTCTGGAAGGACGGGCAAAGTTCTTGTATGGCCTGTGGATTTTAGTCACTGGATTAATTTAAAAGTGATTCTAGAAGAACTTCACCTTCGTGGGCATAAGATAACTCTTCTGGTACCTTCACAAAATCTTTTGATTGATCATACCAAGATTCCCTATAATGTGGAGATCCTCCAGCTTTCAGTAACTAAAGAAGCTTTCATAGAAGAGCTCAGTACCCTGCTCTATAAAGAAACTTTTGAACTGCCAAAACTCTCATGGTGGGTAAGGCAAATAAAACTGGCAAACTTAGTCAGACAATTTTTATTAACAAACAAAAGAGCGTGTGAAAGTGTTTTCACAAACAAGGAGTTACTCAGCAGGCTACAGGCAGCCAAGTTTGATGTCTGTATTGCTGACCCTTTAAGTTTTGGTGGGGAATTGGTGGCTGAACTCCTGAATATTCCATTTATACTCACTTTTCGGTTTTTCTATGGGAATGTCATTGAAAGACTGTGTGCTGGGCTTCCTATGCCTTCTTCATATGTTCCTGGAATCACATCAAAACTTACAGACAACATGACTTTTATACAGAGGCTGGAGAACTGGTTACTGTATACAGTGAGTGACATGATATATACGTATTATGTATTTCCAGAATGGGATGAATACTACAGCAAGGTTTTAG GAAAACCTACCACACTATGTGAGATTATGGGGAAAGCTGACATGTGGTTGTTTCGAAGTTACTGGGATTTTGAATTTCCTCAACCTTACTTACCTAATACTGAATTTGTTGGAGGACTGCACTGCAAGCCTGCAAAACCCCTACCTAAG GAGCTCGAAGAGTTTGTTCAAAGCTCTGGAAAAGATGGAGTCGTGGTGTTTACTCTGGGGTCAATGATCAGAAACCTCTCAGAAGAAAAATCTAATGTGATTGCATCAGCCCTTGCCCAGATTCCACAGAAG GTTCTGTGGCGATACACAGGAAAGAAACCAGAAACACTAGGAGCCAATACCCGGCTATATAAATGGATTCCACAGAATGATCTTCTTG gtcatCCTAAAACCAGAGCTTTTGTCACTCACTGTGGAACCAATGGGATCTATGAAGCTATTTACCATGGGGTCCCTATAGTTGGAATTCCTATGTTTGGTGACCAGCATGATAATATTGCTCATATGAAAGCCAAAGGGGCAGGTGTTGCAGTAGACTTGCAAAGAATGACAAGTGCAGATCTGCTTAATGCATTGAAAGCAGTTATTAACAACCCTTC